From Primulina huaijiensis isolate GDHJ02 unplaced genomic scaffold, ASM1229523v2 scaffold23545_ERROPOS1600000+, whole genome shotgun sequence, the proteins below share one genomic window:
- the LOC140967033 gene encoding IQ domain-containing protein IQM1-like gives MGLSISLLLSSWNEILRHKILDITDTVETVIARSMSFGSKDGEVMLRTFSFNAAGELERSSKSDTRMLKTPVPLKELFVNKLNNDYEFLNEKDHESAREPEPRVSPPISDNLFSSPRPIRELDAAAIKLQKVYKSYRTRRNLADCAVVVEELWWKALDAAALDRSSISFFNENQQETAVSRWYRARRRAAKVGKGLLQDEKAQKLALHHWLEAIDPRHRYGRNLHFYFDVWSDKKSFQPFFYWLDVGGGKEVDLPSCPRTDLQRQCVQYLGPKERKSYEVRVDEGKLVYKQSGILLNSDEDSKWIFVLSTFRTLYVGKKKKGVFQHSSFLAGGATTSAGRLVVGNGILKAIWPYSGHYLPTEDNFKLLISFLEERHVDMTNVEIYSSYDDECKPATEYDHIEDATVTTEDDIHLSKAAEIHKGSIPINTENIDAPKLDLTKTLSRNWSSGVGPRIGCVRDYPMELQCQALEKVSLSPTDNFSPRYSKSSSPIPSPRPTPKIRVSPRLSNMGLPSPRVSVSVYPPSELIC, from the exons ATGGGGTTATCTATTTCTTTACTTTTATCATCATGGAATGAGATCTTAAGACACAAGATATTAGATATTACGGATACCGTAGAAACTGTGATTGCTAGATCTATGAGCTTTGGAAGTAAAGATGGAGAGGTGATGCTTCGAACATTTAGCTTCAATGCGGCCGGGGAGTTGGAGAGGAGCTCAAAATCAGACACACGGATGTTAAAAACACCTGTTCCTTTAAAGGAATTGTTTGTTAACAAGTTGAATaatgattatgaatttttaaatgagaAGGATCATGAATCGGCTAGAGAGCCAGAGCCCAGAGTTTCTCCTCCGATTTCAGATAATCTGTTTTCTTCTCCTAGACCTATTAGGGAGCTTGATGCTGCTGCAATTAAGCTGCAGAAAGTATACAAGAGTTACCGGACTCGAAGAAATCTAGCAGACTGTGCTGTTGTGGTTGAAGAGCTCTG GTGGAAAGCATTAGATGCAGCTGCTCTGGATCGTAGCTCGATTTCGTTCTTCAACGAAAATCAACAAGAAACTGCTGTGTCGCGATGGTATCGTGCAAGGAGGAGAGCTGCTAAG GTTGGCAAGGGGTTACTACAGGATGAGAAAGCGCAGAAACTAGCTCTGCATCACTGGCTTGAAGCT ATCGATCCCCGTCATCGTTACGGACGTAATTTACACTTCTATTTCGATGTATGGTCCGACAAGAAAAGTTTCCAACCTTTCTTCTACTG GTTGGACGTAGGAGGTGGGAAGGAAGTTGATCTTCCTAGCTGCCCTCGAACCGACCTTCAACGGCAATGCGTCCAGTATCTCGGGCCT AAAGAGAGGAAATCATATGAAGTGAGAGTTGACGAAGGGAAACTAGTGTACAAACAAAGTGGGATTCTCTTGAACTCGGATGAAGATTCGAAATGGATTTTTGTCCTCAGCACGTTTAGGACTTTGTACgtgggaaagaaaaagaaaggtgTTTTTCAGCACTCGAGTTTTCTAGCTGGTGGGGCTACAACATCAGCCGGTAGATTGGTCGTTGGCAATGGCATACTTAAG GCAATATGGCCTTACAGTGGCCACTATCTTCCAACAGAagacaattttaaattattaatcagCTTCCTAGAGGAACGTCATGTTGATATGACTAATGTTGAG ATATATTCCAGTTATGATGATGAGTGTAAACCAGCAACAGAATATGATCACATTGAAGATGCTACAGTAACGACAGAAGATGATATCCATTTATCAAAGGCAGCCGAAATTCATAAAGGCAGCATCCCAATCAATACAGAAAACATTGATGCACCAAAACTCGACCTCACAAAGACATTATCACGCAACTGGAGCAGTGGTGTCGGCCCCCGAATTGGGTGTGTTAGGGACTACCCGATGGAGCTCCAATGCCAGGCACTTGAAAAAGTCAGTCTATCCCCCACTGATAATTTTTCTCCACGATATTCAAAGAGTAGTTCTCCTATCCCTTCGCCCCGGCCGACCCCGAAGATTAGAGTGTCGCCGAGACTTTCAAATATGGGGCTTCCCAGCCCAAGAGTGTCTGTCTCTGTTTATCCACCAAGTGAACTTATCTGTTGA
- the LOC140967037 gene encoding uncharacterized protein isoform X2, with protein sequence MASRDKELQLMNSICVVFLKRMMFSLMKFVASSMTAAYTYKPEARSMESMRSNRPKGPDNKHTHKIQGEIDTVVAVGAGGYTFHEHHQKKEAKHKQEKAEGKHHHHH encoded by the exons ATGGCATCCAG AGACAAAGAACTGCAGTTGATGAACTCAATATGTGTAGTGTTTTTGAAGAGAATGATGTTCTCTCT GATGAAGTTCGTGGCTTCCAGCATGACGGCTGCCTACACCTACAAGCCAGAAGCCAGAAGTATGGAAAG TATGAGAAGCAACAGGCCAAAGGGCCCAGATAACAAGCACACGCACAAAATACAGGGGGAGATTGACACCGTCGTGGCGGTGGGAGCTGGTGGCTACACATTCCACGAGCATCACCAGAAGAAGGAAGCTAAACATAAACAAGAAAAGGCTGAGGGAAAGCACCATCACCACCATTAG
- the LOC140967032 gene encoding U-box domain-containing protein 35-like isoform X1, whose protein sequence is MAPQILHDDNPTAVAIDRDKNSTAAVRWAIEHLLLTNFTLILIHVKTKNTQHADGLHGKDAEGIQDIFSPFRTYCARKRIVIKEVILEGVDVHTPLLDYINKHNITKMVLGASSRNALTRKLWAHDVPTMINKAAPDFCSVYVISKGKTQSMRPAARQLTGSTPTHPSSPQPGASKSSSPNPSFVGAASVKGERKNGDRFETSSTWNRNIFSLSSMETDLMDLGSMDITQVQVKDSDKMGYLVDLEATSVSSNEFQRLKQEMKQAMNMYNTACKEAVSAQQRATELQQLKLGEMSRIEQARLNEEAALALVEMEKAKCRAAIEAAEKANKIAERETQRRKYAEMKAKREAEEKNRALDVLSNNDVRYRKYTIEEIEEATSKFSRSMKIGEGGYGPVFKGKLDHTAVAIKVLRPDAAQGRKQFQQEIEVLSCIRHPNMVLLMGACPEYGCLVYEFMNNGSLEDRLFRKGNTPPIPWGIRFKIAADIATGLLFLHQAKPEPLVHRDLKPANILLDHNYTCKISDVGLARLVPPSVADSVTQYHMTSAAGTFCYIDPEYQQTGKLGTKSDIYSLGVLLLQIITARPPMGLTHHVERAIEKGTFADLLDPTVSNWPVEEALIFAKLAMKCAELRRKDRPDLGTVVMPELNRLKELGINHVLGHGISSLIASHVESFSNVTETK, encoded by the exons ATGGCGCCTCAGATTCTACATGACGACAACCCGACTGCGGTGGCCATTGACAGAGACAAGAACAGCACAGCGGCTGTGAGATGGGCAATAGAACATCTTCTTCTTACCAATTTTACTCTTATTTTGATCCACGTCAAGACCAAAAATACACAACATGCAG ATGGTTTGCATGGTAAAGATGCGGAAGGAATTCAGGATATTTTCTCACCTTTTCGTACATATTGTGCGCGTAAAAGG ATAGTAATAAAAGAAGTTATTCTTGAAGGCGTAGATGTACATACCCCACTTTTAGACTACATCAACAAACACAATATCACCAAAATGGTTCTTGGTGCTTCATCAAGAAATGCCCTGACAAGAAAATTGTGGGCTCATGATGTTCCAACAATGATAAACAAGGCTGCACCCGATTTTTGTTCAGTTTACGTAATATCAAAAGGGAAGACACAATCTATGCGTCCTGCAGCACGACAATTGACTGGCTCAACTCCAACGCACCCATCTTCTCCACAACCTGGAGCATCGAAATCGTCGTCCCCCAATCCAagttttgt GGGTGCTGCTTCTGTAAAGGGAGAAAGGAAAAATGGTGATAGATTTGAGACTTCCAGCACTTGGAATAGAAATATATTTAGTCTCAGTTCCATGGAGACCGATTTAATGGATCTTGGATCAATGGATATTACACAAGTACAAGTTAAAGATTCTGACAAAATGGGATATTTAGTTGATCTGGAGGCGACCTCTGTGTCTTCA AATGAATTTCAGAGACTAAAACAAGAGATGAAGCAAGCCATGAATATGTACAATACAGCTTGCAAAGAAGCAGTTTCAGCCCAACAGAGG gcTACGGAACTTCAGCAGCTGAAGCTAGGTGAAATGAGTCGTATCGAGCAGGCACGGCTAAATGAAGAGGCTGCCCTCGCACTTGTAGAGATGGAGAAAGCAAAATGTAGAGCAGCCATTGAAGCGGCAGAGAAAGCAAATAAAATAGCAGAGAGGGAAACACAGAGACGAAAGTACGCAGAGATGAAGGCCAAACGAGAAGCAGAAGAAAAGAACAGAGCACTCGATGTCTTGTCAAACAACGATGTTCGCTACAGGAAATACACAATTGAAGAGATCGAGGAAGCCACCAGTAAGTTCTCAAGGTCGATGAAAATTGGGGAAGGTGGATATGGGCCAGTTTTTAAAGGAAAACTTGATCACACAGCGGTTGCCATAAAAGTTCTTAGACCAGATGCTGCACAAGGGAGAAAACAGTTCCAACAAGAG ATCGAAGTCCTGAGTTGCATACGACATCCAAACATGGTCTTACTTATGGGTGCCTGCCCCGAATACGGATGCTTGGTGTATGAATTCATGAACAATGGAAGCCTAGAGGATCGTTTATTTCGTAAGGGCAACACCCCTCCAATTCCGTGGGGGATTCGTTTCAAGATTGCAGCAGATATAGCAACAGGGCTTCTTTTCCTCCATCAAGCTAAGCCGGAACCCCTTGTACACCGGGATTTAAAACCTGCGAACATTCTACTGGATCACAACTACACATGCAAGATTAGTGACGTTGGCTTGGCTCGATTAGTCCCACCATCAGTCGCAGATAGTGTCACGCAATACCACATGACCTCAGCTGCTGGCACATTTTGTTACATTGATCCAGAATATCAGCAAACAGGCAAGTTAGGGACGAAGTCCGATATATATTCATTAGGGGTGTTGTTGCTGCAAATCATCACTGCAAGGCCACCAATGGGACTCACTCACCATGTCGAGAGGGCTATCGAAAAGGGGACGTTTGCCGACTTGCTCGATCCAACAGTGTCCAATTGGCCTGTTGAAGAGGCATTGATCTTTGCAAAGTTGGCAATGAAATGTGCTGAGTTGAGAAGAAAAGACAGACCTGATCTTGGTACAGTGGTGATGCCGGAGCTCAACAGGCTTAAAGAACTCGGGATTAATCATGTATTAGGACACGGGATTTCTTCACTCATAGCAAgtcatgttgaaagtttttcgaATGTTAcagaaactaaataa
- the LOC140967035 gene encoding heat shock factor protein HSF30-like, which produces MEGVKTISDGECDTASGGVGGGGGGSSSSSPSSPRPIEGLHEMGPPPFLIKIFEMVEDSSTDSVISWSNAKNSFIVWDAHKLSSSLLPRYFKHKNFSSFIRQLNTYGFRKVDPDRWEFANGGFLGGQRHLLKTIKRRRNLVQSSIIQPSEGSCVELGQYGTEEEVDILKIDRSLLMAEILKLKQQQKKSRDRILEMEERIHRAEAKQQQMRSFLAKAFSSPAFLQQYHDKYLKDPKRIAIGQKRRLTMSPSAENVLEDQDEDKSEDIELKMETLLSTAMFKESSSGENDASVEKIPCTGVASLNPTTEEIWEKLLGDDLTVLDVAEEVSAVDKQTDLVAENLGSETPEWDGDLQELVDQLEFL; this is translated from the exons ATGGAAGGCGTCAAAACTATATCAGATGGGGAGTGTGACACCGCCAGCGGCGGagttggtggtggtggaggtgggtCGTCGTCGTCGTCTCCTTCGTCGCCACGGCCGATTGAGGGTCTGCATGAAATGGGTCCACCTCCATTCTTGATCAAGATCTTTGAAATGGTTGAGGATTCTTCCACTGATTCTGTGATTTCTTGGAGCAATGCTAAGAACAGCTTCATTGTGTGGGATGCTCATAAATTGTCATCCTCTTTGCTTCCAAGATACTTCAAGCATAAAAATTTCTCTAGTTTCATTCGCCAACTCAACACATAT GGCTTTAGAAAAGTGGATCCAGATAGATGGGAATTTGCCAATGGAGGGTTTTTGGGAGGACAGAGACATCTCTTGAAAACCATCAAAAGGAGACGAAACCTGGTGCAAAGCAGCATTATTCAACCAAGTGAAGGTTCTTGTGTAGAGTTGGGTCAATATGGAACGGAGGAAGAGGTTGACATACTGAAAATAGACCGAAGTCTTTTGATGGCAGAAATATTGAAGCTTAAACAACAGCAGAAGAAGTCGAGGGACCGAATCTTGGAAATGGAAGAAAGGATACACCGTGCAGAGGCAAAACAGCAGCAAATGAGGAGTTTCCTCGCCAAAGCCTTTAGTAGTCCAGCGTTCCTTCAGCAATACCATGACAAATATTTAAAGGATCCAAAGAGAATAGCAATTGGGCAAAAGAGGAGATTGACCATGAGTCCAAGCGCGGAGAATGTTCTAGAAGACCAAGACGAGGATAAGTCTGAAGATATTGAACTGAAAATGGAAACATTGCTTTCCACTGCGATGTTTAAAGAATCGAGCAGTGGTGAAAATGATGCTTCTGTAGAGAAAATACCCTGCACAGGTGTTGCCAGTTTGAATCCTACCACAGAAGAAATATGGGAGAAGTTGCTTGGTGATGACCTTACAGTTCTCGACGTCGCTGAAGAAGTCTCTGCAGTTGATAAACAGACAGACTTAGTTGCGGAAAATTTGGGTTCTGAAACTCCAGAGTGGGATGGAGATCTACAAGAGCTTGTTGATCAGTTGGAATTTCTTTAG
- the LOC140967032 gene encoding U-box domain-containing protein 35-like isoform X2 yields the protein MVLGASSRNALTRKLWAHDVPTMINKAAPDFCSVYVISKGKTQSMRPAARQLTGSTPTHPSSPQPGASKSSSPNPSFVGAASVKGERKNGDRFETSSTWNRNIFSLSSMETDLMDLGSMDITQVQVKDSDKMGYLVDLEATSVSSNEFQRLKQEMKQAMNMYNTACKEAVSAQQRATELQQLKLGEMSRIEQARLNEEAALALVEMEKAKCRAAIEAAEKANKIAERETQRRKYAEMKAKREAEEKNRALDVLSNNDVRYRKYTIEEIEEATSKFSRSMKIGEGGYGPVFKGKLDHTAVAIKVLRPDAAQGRKQFQQEIEVLSCIRHPNMVLLMGACPEYGCLVYEFMNNGSLEDRLFRKGNTPPIPWGIRFKIAADIATGLLFLHQAKPEPLVHRDLKPANILLDHNYTCKISDVGLARLVPPSVADSVTQYHMTSAAGTFCYIDPEYQQTGKLGTKSDIYSLGVLLLQIITARPPMGLTHHVERAIEKGTFADLLDPTVSNWPVEEALIFAKLAMKCAELRRKDRPDLGTVVMPELNRLKELGINHVLGHGISSLIASHVESFSNVTETK from the exons ATGGTTCTTGGTGCTTCATCAAGAAATGCCCTGACAAGAAAATTGTGGGCTCATGATGTTCCAACAATGATAAACAAGGCTGCACCCGATTTTTGTTCAGTTTACGTAATATCAAAAGGGAAGACACAATCTATGCGTCCTGCAGCACGACAATTGACTGGCTCAACTCCAACGCACCCATCTTCTCCACAACCTGGAGCATCGAAATCGTCGTCCCCCAATCCAagttttgt GGGTGCTGCTTCTGTAAAGGGAGAAAGGAAAAATGGTGATAGATTTGAGACTTCCAGCACTTGGAATAGAAATATATTTAGTCTCAGTTCCATGGAGACCGATTTAATGGATCTTGGATCAATGGATATTACACAAGTACAAGTTAAAGATTCTGACAAAATGGGATATTTAGTTGATCTGGAGGCGACCTCTGTGTCTTCA AATGAATTTCAGAGACTAAAACAAGAGATGAAGCAAGCCATGAATATGTACAATACAGCTTGCAAAGAAGCAGTTTCAGCCCAACAGAGG gcTACGGAACTTCAGCAGCTGAAGCTAGGTGAAATGAGTCGTATCGAGCAGGCACGGCTAAATGAAGAGGCTGCCCTCGCACTTGTAGAGATGGAGAAAGCAAAATGTAGAGCAGCCATTGAAGCGGCAGAGAAAGCAAATAAAATAGCAGAGAGGGAAACACAGAGACGAAAGTACGCAGAGATGAAGGCCAAACGAGAAGCAGAAGAAAAGAACAGAGCACTCGATGTCTTGTCAAACAACGATGTTCGCTACAGGAAATACACAATTGAAGAGATCGAGGAAGCCACCAGTAAGTTCTCAAGGTCGATGAAAATTGGGGAAGGTGGATATGGGCCAGTTTTTAAAGGAAAACTTGATCACACAGCGGTTGCCATAAAAGTTCTTAGACCAGATGCTGCACAAGGGAGAAAACAGTTCCAACAAGAG ATCGAAGTCCTGAGTTGCATACGACATCCAAACATGGTCTTACTTATGGGTGCCTGCCCCGAATACGGATGCTTGGTGTATGAATTCATGAACAATGGAAGCCTAGAGGATCGTTTATTTCGTAAGGGCAACACCCCTCCAATTCCGTGGGGGATTCGTTTCAAGATTGCAGCAGATATAGCAACAGGGCTTCTTTTCCTCCATCAAGCTAAGCCGGAACCCCTTGTACACCGGGATTTAAAACCTGCGAACATTCTACTGGATCACAACTACACATGCAAGATTAGTGACGTTGGCTTGGCTCGATTAGTCCCACCATCAGTCGCAGATAGTGTCACGCAATACCACATGACCTCAGCTGCTGGCACATTTTGTTACATTGATCCAGAATATCAGCAAACAGGCAAGTTAGGGACGAAGTCCGATATATATTCATTAGGGGTGTTGTTGCTGCAAATCATCACTGCAAGGCCACCAATGGGACTCACTCACCATGTCGAGAGGGCTATCGAAAAGGGGACGTTTGCCGACTTGCTCGATCCAACAGTGTCCAATTGGCCTGTTGAAGAGGCATTGATCTTTGCAAAGTTGGCAATGAAATGTGCTGAGTTGAGAAGAAAAGACAGACCTGATCTTGGTACAGTGGTGATGCCGGAGCTCAACAGGCTTAAAGAACTCGGGATTAATCATGTATTAGGACACGGGATTTCTTCACTCATAGCAAgtcatgttgaaagtttttcgaATGTTAcagaaactaaataa
- the LOC140967037 gene encoding uncharacterized protein isoform X5 — protein MASRMKFVASSMTAAYTYKPEARSMESMRSNRPKGPDNKHTHKIQGEIDTVVAVGAGGYTFHEHHQKKEAKHKQEKAEGKHHHHH, from the exons ATGGCATCCAG GATGAAGTTCGTGGCTTCCAGCATGACGGCTGCCTACACCTACAAGCCAGAAGCCAGAAGTATGGAAAG TATGAGAAGCAACAGGCCAAAGGGCCCAGATAACAAGCACACGCACAAAATACAGGGGGAGATTGACACCGTCGTGGCGGTGGGAGCTGGTGGCTACACATTCCACGAGCATCACCAGAAGAAGGAAGCTAAACATAAACAAGAAAAGGCTGAGGGAAAGCACCATCACCACCATTAG
- the LOC140967037 gene encoding uncharacterized protein isoform X3, whose product MNSICVVFLKRMMFSLMKFVASSMTAAYTYKPEARSMESMRSNRPKGPDNKHTHKIQGEIDTVVAVGAGGYTFHEHHQKKEAKHKQEKAEGKHHHHH is encoded by the exons ATGAACTCAATATGTGTAGTGTTTTTGAAGAGAATGATGTTCTCTCT GATGAAGTTCGTGGCTTCCAGCATGACGGCTGCCTACACCTACAAGCCAGAAGCCAGAAGTATGGAAAG TATGAGAAGCAACAGGCCAAAGGGCCCAGATAACAAGCACACGCACAAAATACAGGGGGAGATTGACACCGTCGTGGCGGTGGGAGCTGGTGGCTACACATTCCACGAGCATCACCAGAAGAAGGAAGCTAAACATAAACAAGAAAAGGCTGAGGGAAAGCACCATCACCACCATTAG
- the LOC140967037 gene encoding exosome complex component RRP4 homolog isoform X4, giving the protein MVASQFMPVASKCWRLEINFSQDALSLLSSVNLPDGIQRQRTAVDELNMCSVFEENDVLSDEVRGFQHDGCLHLQARSQKYGKYEKQQAKGPR; this is encoded by the exons ATGGTAGCGTCGCAATTCATGCCA GTTGCATCAAAGTGCTGGAGATTGGAGATCAACTTTAGCCAAGATGCTTTGTCACTGCTCTCGTCAGTGAACCTGCCCGATGGCATCCAG AGACAAAGAACTGCAGTTGATGAACTCAATATGTGTAGTGTTTTTGAAGAGAATGATGTTCTCTCT GATGAAGTTCGTGGCTTCCAGCATGACGGCTGCCTACACCTACAAGCCAGAAGCCAGAAGTATGGAAAG TATGAGAAGCAACAGGCCAAAGGGCCCAGATAA
- the LOC140967037 gene encoding uncharacterized protein isoform X1: MLTYLLVFYFMHLAFRDKELQLMNSICVVFLKRMMFSLMKFVASSMTAAYTYKPEARSMESMRSNRPKGPDNKHTHKIQGEIDTVVAVGAGGYTFHEHHQKKEAKHKQEKAEGKHHHHH; encoded by the exons ATGCTTACTTATCTGCTCGTTTTTTATTTCATGCATTTGGCCTTTAGAGACAAAGAACTGCAGTTGATGAACTCAATATGTGTAGTGTTTTTGAAGAGAATGATGTTCTCTCT GATGAAGTTCGTGGCTTCCAGCATGACGGCTGCCTACACCTACAAGCCAGAAGCCAGAAGTATGGAAAG TATGAGAAGCAACAGGCCAAAGGGCCCAGATAACAAGCACACGCACAAAATACAGGGGGAGATTGACACCGTCGTGGCGGTGGGAGCTGGTGGCTACACATTCCACGAGCATCACCAGAAGAAGGAAGCTAAACATAAACAAGAAAAGGCTGAGGGAAAGCACCATCACCACCATTAG
- the LOC140967034 gene encoding pentatricopeptide repeat-containing protein At1g09190, translated as MSRGSRQEVERKLLRLLHARHTRTRFGEIHGYFLRHHLHYSNQLLSHFISICSSLNKMPYAHRVFLQSPNPNILLFNSVIKGYSLCGPFIDSITMFSNMKRRGISPDEFTFAPLLKACSNLREVKLGLGVYKEVLVFGFERFGSIRIGLLELCVNCERMRDAKRVFDEMCSRDVISWNLVIRGFCRSGDMKMGLSLFREMGQQSIVSWNTVISCLAQSGRLTDALGLFCEMLDKGFVPDEVTVVTILPVCARLGEVDIGKWVHSFVQSSGIYQEYVSIGNSLVDFYCKCGDLERALVVFEDMPRKNVVSWNSIISGLALNGKGELGVELFERMTNHNSVSPNDATFVGVLACCVHAGLLQRGRDFFSSMVTNHHIQLKLEHYGCMVDLLGRSGCVEEAYGMMQTMPMKPNAAIWGALLSACRAKGEMRLAECAVKELINLEPWNSGNYVVLSNIYAERGNWNGVEEMRMLMKQNLVSKTAGQSLIR; from the coding sequence ATGAGTCGAGGAAGCAGGCAAGAGGTGGAACGGAAGCTTCTCCGCCTTCTCCATGCTCGTCATACTAGAACCCGATTTGGAGAAATACATGGATACTTCCTTCGCCACCATCTCCACTACTCCAACCAACTCCTCTCCCACTTCATTTCCATATGCTCTTCGCTTAACAAAATGCCTTATGCACATCGTGTTTTCCTTCAGTCCCCTAATCCTAACATCCTTCTCTTCAACTCCGTGATCAAAGGATACTCCCTTTGTGGTCCTTTCATTGATTCCATAACTATGTTTTCCAACATGAAACGCCGTGGCATTTCGCCTGATGAATTCACATTTGCACCTCTACTCAAAGCTTGCTCCAATCTCCGGGAAGTTAAATTGGGCCTAGGAGTCTACAAAGAAGTTCTTGTGTTTGGGTTCGAGAGATTTGGAAGTATAAGAATTGGGTTGTTGGAGTTGTGTGTGAATTGTGAGCGAATGAGGGACGCGAAGAGGGTGTTTGATGAAATGTGTAGCCGGGATGTTATCTCTTGGAACTTGGTAATTCGTGGATTTTGTAGGTCTGGAGATATGAAAATGGGGTTGAGTTTGTTTAGGGAGATGGGTCAGCAGAGTATTGTTTCTTGGAATACAGTAATCTCTTGCTTGGCGCAGAGTGGGAGACTTACGGATGCTTTGGGTCTTTTCTGTGAAATGTTGGATAAGGGATTTGTACCTGATGAGGTGACAGTTGTGACAATTTTGCCAGTATGTGCTCGTTTAGGTGAAGTCGACATCGGAAAGTGGGTTCACTCTTTTGTTCAATCGAGTGGCATTTATCAAGAATATGTATCTATCGGCAATTCTCTGGTTGATTTTTATTGCAAGTGTGGGGATCTTGAGAGAGCTCTCGTGGTTTTTGAGGACATGCCTAGGAAAAATGTAGTCTCATGGAATTCAATAATTTCAGGTTTGGCCCTCAACGGAAAGGGTGAACTCGGAGTTGAATTATTCGAACGAATGACGAATCATAACAGCGTAAGCCCAAATGATGCAACGTTTGTTGGGGTTTTAGCATGTTGTGTCCATGCAGGCCTGCTGCAAAGAGGTCgagatttcttttcttcaatGGTCACGAATCATCATATTCAGCTGAAATTGGAGCACTATGGGTGCATGGTGGATTTGCTTGGTCGCAGTGGTTGTGTGGAGGAGGCATATGGAATGATGCAAACGATGCCTATGAAGCCAAATGCCGCTATATGGGGTGCATTGCTGAGTGCTTGCCGTGCCAAGGGCGAAATGAGGCTTGCTGAGTGTGCAGTTAAGGAGCTTATTAATCTTGAACCATGGAATTCAGGAAACTATGTAGTGTTGTCCAATATTTATGCCGAAAGAGGTAATTGGAATGGGGTTGAGGAGATGAGAATGTTGATGAAACAGAACCTTGTCTCTAAAACAGCGGGGCAGAGTTTGATTCGATGA